The Priestia filamentosa genome includes the window TGAAAAGTTCAATATCATCGAGCATCCTAATATATTTATACAAAACGAATTTATATAGTGATGGCTAATCAAAACTTAAGGTGCCTTTGTAGAAGTGCCTTGATGAAAGAGCATTTGCCACTGTTCACCTGTTAACTTCCAAATAGAACTGCGTAGGGAATATTCCATAGACCTATGTTTAAGTAATCTAAAGGTAGTTAAAACAATGTGGGGTGCTAATAGTTTAATCTCAAAGTCTGTTATTGTCATTTCGCCTACAGTCTCTTCATTAGGAAGTCTATCTATCGTTATTTCTTTATTAAAAATACGACCAGAACTTCCGAATTCCACAAAATCATGTGCTAAAAACTCCTCTAACTCTACAACAGATTTGCGCACGTCTGGTTGTAGCAATTTTTCTTCAAGAATATAAAGATGTTCTTTTAGTTCTATCTCTTTCATTAAACACTCCCCCTTCATCAAGCTATTATATAGAAAATAATACCACATGAAGTAAAATAGAATGGGACCATTGGTTATATACTAGAATAGGAGATTCCTGTTATGAACAAATCATATTATTCCGTTTTAATTAGTCAAGTAACAACTAACTTAGGCTTTTCTTTATATACAATGACAGTTATCTTATTTCTTCATCATCTAACCGATTCCACATTTCTCACATCTCTCGTTACACTAG containing:
- a CDS encoding DUF4440 domain-containing protein, which produces MKEIELKEHLYILEEKLLQPDVRKSVVELEEFLAHDFVEFGSSGRIFNKEITIDRLPNEETVGEMTITDFEIKLLAPHIVLTTFRLLKHRSMEYSLRSSIWKLTGEQWQMLFHQGTSTKAP